A genome region from Ralstonia solanacearum K60 includes the following:
- a CDS encoding alpha/beta hydrolase: MTQAPAVVDALETRQRMKDGTELFVRTWLPAPGAGAPRGIVILVHGMAEHSGRYPHVAKVLCELGLRVRAFDLRGHGRSGGPRMALDAPDNYLTDLAEILDAAVAEWNEMPFVLGHSMGGLIVARFTTARIRPVRGVLLSSPALRLRLPPGANVVRGLLSAVAPKLPVPNPVDPSRLSHDPTVGAAYRADPLVQKTISASVLEFMLNAITQSQRDAPRLEAPMLLMAGGSDTIVDPSGSRDFCANAPEDLRTLAWFETAYHEMFNETEPTRGEVFGALREWLAGRI; encoded by the coding sequence GTGACGCAAGCCCCCGCCGTGGTCGATGCGCTGGAAACGCGCCAGCGCATGAAGGATGGCACCGAACTGTTCGTGCGCACGTGGCTGCCCGCCCCCGGGGCGGGTGCGCCCCGCGGCATCGTCATCCTCGTGCATGGCATGGCCGAGCACAGCGGCCGGTATCCGCATGTGGCGAAGGTGCTGTGCGAGCTGGGCCTGCGCGTGCGGGCCTTCGACCTGCGCGGCCACGGCAGGAGCGGTGGCCCGCGCATGGCGCTCGACGCCCCCGACAACTACCTCACCGATCTCGCGGAAATCCTCGACGCCGCGGTGGCCGAGTGGAACGAGATGCCGTTCGTGCTGGGGCATAGCATGGGCGGGCTGATCGTCGCGCGCTTCACCACCGCGCGCATCCGGCCGGTGCGCGGGGTGCTGCTGTCGTCGCCGGCACTGCGGCTCAGGTTGCCGCCTGGTGCCAATGTCGTGCGCGGGCTGCTCTCCGCCGTTGCGCCGAAGTTGCCGGTGCCCAATCCCGTCGATCCTTCCAGGCTGTCGCACGATCCCACGGTGGGCGCCGCGTACCGGGCGGACCCGCTGGTGCAGAAGACCATCAGCGCATCCGTGCTGGAGTTCATGCTCAACGCCATCACCCAGTCCCAGCGGGACGCGCCCCGGCTGGAGGCGCCCATGCTGCTGATGGCGGGCGGCTCGGACACCATCGTCGACCCCTCCGGCAGCCGGGATTTCTGCGCCAATGCGCCGGAGGATCTGCGCACGCTGGCCTGGTTCGAGACCGCGTATCACGAGATGTTCAATGAGACTGAGCCGACGCGGGGGGAGGTGTTCGGGGCGTTGAGGGAGTGGCTGGCCGGGCGGATCTGA
- a CDS encoding lysoplasmalogenase, whose translation MVEGHTTRPAPAPEQRAGGYGMPARVRAWWVAAAVAGVTYGGMLTMVAVDVGPGTPLVGRIVAQPLWKMLMALLLARAASLHETSRERRWLIAALLFSALGDLLLALPGLRVSFVAGLASFLLAHLCYLRVLVSLRGEYSALRLLGVGAVLGVGIGMLMWYWPGLGDLRGPVIAYVIVLSAMVSAALLARLPGPLTAWGATAFAASDAMVGISVFVFPFSDHELAIWWSYAAAQLLIVAGLLTRRAPPRRAMPAAPA comes from the coding sequence ATGGTCGAAGGTCACACCACGCGGCCTGCGCCTGCGCCGGAACAACGTGCGGGCGGCTACGGCATGCCGGCACGGGTTCGCGCGTGGTGGGTGGCGGCCGCGGTGGCCGGCGTGACCTACGGCGGCATGCTGACCATGGTGGCCGTGGACGTGGGGCCCGGTACGCCGCTGGTCGGCCGCATCGTCGCCCAGCCGCTGTGGAAGATGCTGATGGCGTTGCTGCTGGCCCGCGCGGCCTCGCTGCACGAGACGTCGCGCGAGCGCCGCTGGCTGATCGCTGCGCTGCTGTTCTCCGCGCTGGGCGATCTCCTGCTGGCTTTGCCGGGGCTGAGGGTTTCCTTCGTCGCCGGCCTGGCTTCCTTCCTGCTCGCGCACCTGTGCTACCTGCGCGTGCTGGTGTCGTTGCGCGGCGAGTATTCGGCGCTGCGGCTGCTCGGCGTCGGCGCGGTGCTGGGCGTGGGGATCGGTATGCTGATGTGGTACTGGCCGGGCCTGGGCGACCTTCGGGGGCCGGTGATTGCCTACGTGATCGTGTTGTCGGCCATGGTCAGCGCGGCGCTGCTCGCGCGCCTGCCGGGGCCGCTGACCGCGTGGGGCGCCACGGCCTTCGCCGCTTCCGATGCGATGGTCGGCATCAGCGTCTTCGTGTTTCCGTTCAGCGACCACGAACTGGCGATCTGGTGGAGTTACGCCGCCGCCCAACTGCTGATCGTCGCCGGCCTGCTGACCCGGCGCGCGCCGCCGCGCCGCGCCATGCCGGCCGCCCCGGCGTAA
- a CDS encoding heavy-metal-associated domain-containing protein — translation MTTFSVEGMSCGHCAAAVTRAVQQVDAAAQVQVDLPSQTVAVRSGATTDALRQAIEQAGYPVKACA, via the coding sequence ATGACGACGTTTTCCGTTGAAGGCATGAGCTGCGGCCACTGTGCCGCCGCCGTCACCCGCGCTGTGCAGCAGGTCGATGCCGCCGCCCAAGTGCAGGTGGACCTGCCCAGCCAGACCGTCGCCGTGCGCAGCGGCGCGACCACGGATGCCCTGCGGCAGGCCATCGAGCAGGCCGGCTACCCGGTCAAGGCGTGCGCCTGA
- the cueR gene encoding Cu(I)-responsive transcriptional regulator has protein sequence MTGTDLHEASPGPVNIGEAAKASGVSAKMIRYYERIGLLPPSPRTDGNYRVYDTRALHVLRFIHRARSLGFSLEEIRTLLSLWHDRGRASADVKAVTLRHVADLDARIRELQGMRDTLMMLADACHGDDRPDCPILEGVAGDASPCCDAASHDRGHRG, from the coding sequence ATGACCGGCACCGACCTGCACGAGGCCTCGCCGGGCCCCGTCAACATTGGCGAGGCGGCCAAGGCCAGCGGTGTATCGGCCAAGATGATCCGCTACTACGAGCGCATCGGGCTGCTGCCGCCCAGCCCGCGCACCGATGGCAACTACCGGGTCTATGACACGCGGGCGCTGCATGTGCTGCGGTTCATCCACCGGGCGCGCTCGCTCGGGTTTTCGCTCGAAGAGATCCGCACGCTGCTCTCGCTGTGGCACGACCGTGGACGCGCCAGCGCCGACGTGAAGGCCGTCACGCTGCGCCATGTGGCCGACCTCGACGCGCGCATCCGCGAGCTGCAGGGCATGCGCGATACGCTGATGATGCTCGCCGACGCCTGTCACGGCGACGACCGCCCGGACTGCCCGATCCTCGAGGGCGTGGCCGGGGACGCATCGCCCTGCTGCGATGCTGCATCGCACGATCGGGGGCACCGCGGCTGA
- the phhA gene encoding phenylalanine 4-monooxygenase, with protein sequence MAIAPTASAAPSPAPAGFTGTLTDKLREQFADGLDGQTLRPDFTIEQPVHRYTAADHATWRTLYDRQEALLPGRVCEEFLQGLATLGMRRESVPSFDQLNETLMRATGWQIVAVPGLVPDEVFFEHLANRRFPASWWMRRPDQLDYLQEPDCFHDIFGHVPLLINPIFADYMQAYGQGGLKAARLGALDMLARLYWYTVEFGLIRTPAGLRIYGAGIVSSKSESVYALDSASPNRIGFDVRRIMRTRYRIDTFQKTYFVIDSFEQLFDATRPDFTPLYEELGRLPTFGAGDVVDSDTVLNTGTREDWGDTADV encoded by the coding sequence ATGGCCATCGCCCCCACCGCCAGCGCAGCCCCCAGCCCGGCCCCGGCCGGCTTCACCGGCACCCTGACCGACAAGCTCCGCGAACAGTTCGCCGACGGCCTCGACGGCCAGACGCTGCGCCCGGATTTCACGATCGAGCAACCGGTCCACCGCTACACCGCCGCCGACCACGCCACTTGGCGCACGCTGTACGACCGCCAGGAAGCCCTGCTGCCCGGCCGCGTCTGCGAGGAATTCCTGCAAGGCCTGGCCACGCTCGGCATGCGCCGCGAAAGCGTGCCGTCGTTCGACCAGCTCAATGAAACGCTGATGCGCGCCACCGGCTGGCAGATCGTGGCCGTGCCCGGGCTGGTGCCGGACGAAGTCTTCTTCGAGCACCTCGCCAACCGCCGCTTCCCGGCCAGCTGGTGGATGCGCCGCCCCGACCAGCTCGACTACCTGCAGGAGCCGGACTGCTTCCACGACATCTTTGGCCACGTGCCGCTGCTGATCAACCCGATCTTCGCCGACTACATGCAGGCGTACGGCCAGGGCGGCCTGAAGGCTGCGCGCCTCGGCGCGCTCGACATGCTGGCGCGGCTGTACTGGTACACGGTGGAGTTCGGCCTGATCCGCACGCCGGCCGGTCTGCGCATCTACGGCGCGGGCATCGTCTCGAGCAAGAGCGAATCGGTGTATGCGCTGGATTCGGCCAGCCCCAACCGCATCGGCTTCGACGTGCGCCGCATCATGCGCACGCGCTACCGCATCGACACCTTCCAGAAGACCTACTTCGTGATCGACAGCTTCGAGCAGTTGTTCGACGCCACGCGCCCGGACTTCACGCCGCTGTATGAAGAACTCGGCAGGCTGCCGACGTTCGGCGCCGGCGACGTGGTGGACAGCGATACCGTCCTCAATACCGGCACCCGCGAGGACTGGGGCGATACGGCGGATGTCTGA
- a CDS encoding heavy metal translocating P-type ATPase, whose amino-acid sequence MTTASLADAASLDLEIQGMTCAACAGRVERALRAVPGVVAASVNLATERARIQRTDDVSGDVLVAAVVAAGYEACIASDEVAAAPAAVEPGFWDGPGPVWVSAALSLPLVAPMVAGWLGAGWMLPAWLQWLLATPVQGVIGARFYRAGWKALRAGAGNMDLLVALGTSAAYGLSLWLWWRADAGDMPHLYFESAAVVITLVRLGKWLEARAKRQTAQAIRALQALRPDTARVRGADGTLRDVPVARVRVGDAVSVRAGERIPVDGTVVEGASHVDQSMLTGESLPVPKRAGDHVTAGAIATDGVLLVRTTAIGADTMLSRIIRLVEDAQAAKPPIQQLVDRVSAVFVPVVLAAALVTLTGWMIAGAGWEHAIVNAVAVLVIACPCALGLATPSAIMAGTGAGARRGILIADAQALERARQVDFVVFDKTGTLTVGQPRVAAVEAAPGLDGDAVLDQLAALQAEHTHPLAQATRDHAAARGRTIVPARSPEVLAGRGVRGVVDGAVLSLGNARWMDELRLDRTRLQARADALEAQGHTVSWLAQGEADGGVRLRGLIAFGDALKPGAREAVAELHRRGIRTALVTGDNAGAARGVAEALGIEAVAAQVLPQDKAARVAAWQQGGHVVAMVGDGINDAPALAAADVGIAMATGTDVAMQAAGITLMRGEPRLVPAALELSQRTVAKIRQNLFWAFVYNVVGIPLAACGLLSPTFAGAAMAFSSVSVVTNALMLRRWRPRWESATATGDRAS is encoded by the coding sequence ATGACTACCGCCAGCCTTGCCGATGCCGCTTCGCTCGACCTGGAAATCCAGGGGATGACCTGTGCCGCCTGCGCGGGCCGGGTCGAACGCGCGCTGCGCGCGGTGCCCGGCGTGGTGGCGGCCAGCGTCAACCTCGCTACCGAGCGTGCCCGCATTCAGCGGACCGACGACGTCAGCGGCGACGTGCTGGTCGCGGCGGTGGTGGCGGCCGGCTATGAAGCGTGCATCGCATCTGACGAAGTGGCTGCGGCCCCCGCCGCCGTCGAGCCGGGGTTCTGGGACGGCCCCGGGCCCGTGTGGGTGTCGGCGGCATTGTCGCTGCCGCTGGTGGCGCCGATGGTGGCCGGCTGGCTGGGCGCAGGGTGGATGTTGCCGGCGTGGCTGCAGTGGCTGCTGGCGACCCCGGTGCAGGGCGTGATCGGTGCGCGTTTCTACCGGGCGGGCTGGAAGGCGCTGCGCGCGGGGGCGGGCAACATGGACCTGCTCGTGGCGCTGGGCACTTCGGCGGCCTATGGGCTGTCGCTGTGGCTGTGGTGGCGTGCCGATGCGGGCGATATGCCGCACCTGTATTTCGAGAGCGCCGCGGTCGTCATCACGCTGGTACGGCTGGGCAAGTGGCTGGAGGCGCGCGCCAAGCGGCAGACCGCCCAGGCCATCCGCGCGCTGCAGGCGCTGCGACCCGACACTGCCCGTGTGCGCGGCGCCGACGGCACGCTGCGCGACGTGCCCGTCGCCCGGGTGCGCGTGGGCGATGCGGTCTCGGTGCGCGCCGGCGAGCGCATTCCCGTCGACGGCACGGTAGTGGAGGGCGCGAGCCATGTCGACCAGTCGATGCTGACCGGCGAAAGCCTGCCCGTGCCGAAGCGCGCGGGTGACCACGTGACGGCCGGCGCTATCGCCACCGACGGCGTGCTGCTGGTGCGCACCACGGCCATCGGCGCGGACACCATGCTCTCGCGCATCATTCGCCTGGTCGAGGATGCGCAGGCCGCCAAGCCGCCGATCCAGCAACTGGTGGATCGCGTGAGCGCGGTCTTCGTGCCGGTGGTGCTGGCGGCCGCGCTGGTGACGCTGACCGGCTGGATGATCGCGGGGGCGGGGTGGGAACACGCCATCGTCAATGCGGTGGCGGTGCTGGTGATCGCCTGTCCGTGCGCGCTGGGGCTGGCGACGCCATCGGCCATCATGGCCGGGACCGGTGCCGGCGCGCGGCGCGGCATCCTGATCGCCGATGCGCAGGCGCTGGAGCGCGCGCGGCAGGTGGACTTCGTGGTGTTCGACAAGACCGGCACGCTGACGGTCGGCCAGCCGCGCGTGGCGGCGGTGGAAGCGGCGCCGGGCCTCGATGGGGATGCCGTGCTCGACCAGCTCGCCGCGCTGCAGGCCGAGCACACGCATCCGCTGGCGCAGGCCACGCGCGACCATGCGGCGGCGCGCGGCCGCACCATCGTGCCCGCGCGGTCGCCCGAAGTCCTGGCCGGCCGCGGTGTGCGTGGTGTCGTGGATGGTGCGGTGCTGTCGCTCGGCAATGCGCGCTGGATGGACGAACTGCGCCTCGACCGCACCCGCCTGCAGGCCCGCGCCGATGCGCTGGAGGCCCAGGGCCATACCGTCTCGTGGCTGGCACAAGGCGAAGCGGACGGCGGTGTGCGGTTGCGCGGTCTGATCGCTTTCGGCGATGCGCTCAAGCCGGGCGCGCGGGAGGCGGTGGCCGAGCTGCACCGCCGCGGCATCCGTACCGCGCTGGTGACGGGCGATAACGCCGGCGCCGCGCGCGGCGTGGCCGAGGCGCTCGGCATCGAGGCGGTGGCGGCGCAGGTCTTGCCGCAGGACAAGGCCGCGCGGGTGGCGGCATGGCAGCAGGGCGGCCACGTGGTGGCGATGGTCGGCGACGGCATCAACGATGCGCCGGCGCTGGCCGCGGCCGATGTCGGCATCGCCATGGCCACCGGCACCGATGTTGCCATGCAGGCCGCCGGCATCACGCTGATGCGCGGCGAGCCGCGCCTGGTGCCGGCCGCGCTCGAGTTGTCGCAGCGCACTGTCGCCAAGATCCGCCAGAACCTGTTCTGGGCGTTCGTCTACAACGTGGTCGGGATTCCGCTCGCGGCCTGCGGGCTGCTGTCGCCCACCTTTGCCGGCGCGGCGATGGCGTTCTCCAGCGTGAGCGTCGTCACCAATGCGCTGATGCTGCGGCGGTGGCGTCCGCGCTGGGAGAGCGCCACCGCCACGGGAGACCGCGCATCATGA
- a CDS encoding delta(1)-pyrroline-2-carboxylate reductase family protein translates to MLQTLDATATAARLPYAALADAIAQVLRDARAGRAQAPARLVMPVPGPGSLLVMPASNAEIAIAKMITVHPHNATRGLPATHGEVVVMDAATGVRRLLLDGPTVTAHRTAAVSLLAARLLAPEPAGDLLLIGAGVQARAHLEAFRIGLGTRRVTIVTRIAANAEALVAHARKLGLEATAVAAGDAAGMAQAARTVLPYAPLVITATPSIQPVLPDLAEAGTAGVGEVWRAQHFVAAVGAFRPEMAELPPRLCVQAAAAGRLFADTLVDLDAEAGDLLQAGVPGSRVRPLQQCIDAEPDVGAQATAAVPVVFKSVGSALWDLAACTLALSKAPLV, encoded by the coding sequence ATGCTGCAGACCCTTGACGCGACCGCCACGGCGGCGCGCCTGCCGTATGCCGCCCTGGCCGATGCCATCGCGCAGGTGCTGCGCGACGCGCGCGCGGGCCGTGCCCAGGCGCCGGCGCGGTTGGTGATGCCGGTGCCCGGGCCGGGCAGCCTGCTGGTGATGCCGGCGTCCAATGCCGAGATCGCCATCGCCAAGATGATCACCGTGCACCCGCACAATGCCACGCGCGGGCTGCCCGCCACTCATGGCGAGGTGGTGGTGATGGACGCGGCGACTGGTGTGCGCCGTCTGCTGCTCGACGGCCCGACGGTGACGGCGCATCGCACGGCTGCGGTTTCGCTGCTGGCGGCGCGGCTGCTGGCACCGGAACCCGCCGGCGACCTGCTGCTGATCGGTGCCGGCGTCCAGGCGCGCGCGCATCTGGAAGCGTTCCGCATCGGGCTCGGCACGCGGCGCGTCACCATCGTCACCCGGATCGCTGCCAACGCCGAGGCACTGGTTGCCCATGCCCGCAAGCTCGGCCTGGAGGCGACCGCGGTGGCCGCGGGCGACGCGGCGGGCATGGCCCAGGCGGCGCGCACCGTGCTGCCGTATGCGCCGCTGGTAATCACGGCCACGCCCTCTATCCAGCCGGTCCTGCCGGATCTGGCTGAAGCGGGTACGGCGGGCGTGGGCGAGGTTTGGCGCGCGCAGCATTTTGTGGCGGCGGTCGGTGCGTTCCGCCCCGAGATGGCGGAACTGCCGCCCCGGCTGTGCGTACAAGCGGCCGCGGCGGGCCGGCTCTTTGCCGATACCCTGGTCGACCTCGATGCCGAAGCGGGTGACCTGCTGCAGGCGGGCGTGCCAGGGTCACGTGTGCGACCGCTGCAACAGTGCATCGACGCCGAGCCCGATGTTGGCGCGCAGGCCACTGCGGCGGTGCCGGTGGTATTCAAGAGCGTGGGCAGCGCCTTGTGGGACCTGGCCGCTTGCACGCTGGCGCTGTCGAAAGCCCCGCTTGTTTAA
- a CDS encoding Lrp/AsnC family transcriptional regulator — MISLDSFDLALLAALQRDGRATHQQLSEQVHLSASQVGRRLARLEAEGVIEGYRVILSPTGLGLGVTVFASVKLAHHGDAIVERFREEILLLDAVQECYSVAGDADYMLRVVVPDLPALSEFVMRKLMRVPGVDNVRSNIVLTALKRDGALPLAHLGG; from the coding sequence ATGATTTCCCTCGATTCCTTCGATCTGGCCCTGCTTGCCGCCCTTCAGCGCGATGGCCGCGCGACCCACCAGCAGCTCTCGGAGCAGGTCCACCTGTCGGCCAGCCAGGTCGGGCGCCGGCTCGCGCGGCTGGAAGCGGAAGGGGTCATCGAGGGTTACCGCGTGATCCTGTCGCCGACCGGGCTGGGCCTGGGCGTGACGGTCTTCGCCAGCGTCAAGCTCGCCCATCACGGCGACGCCATCGTCGAACGCTTTCGCGAAGAGATCCTGCTGCTCGATGCTGTCCAGGAGTGCTATTCGGTGGCCGGCGACGCCGATTACATGCTGCGCGTGGTCGTGCCGGACCTGCCGGCGCTGTCGGAATTCGTGATGCGCAAGCTCATGCGCGTGCCGGGCGTGGACAATGTCCGCTCCAATATCGTGCTCACGGCACTCAAGCGCGACGGCGCGCTGCCGTTGGCTCACCTGGGCGGATAG